The genome window ACCGGATCTGCGGCCGTCTCCTGCGACGGTGGGGGGAGCGCATCGGACTCTCCCCGCGCTTTGTGGTCTACGACGAGGAGGACCAGCGGGCCACGGTGCGGGAGGCCCTGCGGCGGCTACAGCTCGACGAGCGGCGCATCCCCCCCGGCGCGGTGCTCGGGCTCATCTCCGCGGCCAAGAACGAGGGTACGGACCTGCCGGACTACGAACGGCGTGCCACGACCTACTTTGAGCAGGTGGTGGCGGCGGTGTGGCGGGAGTACCAGCGGATCCTGGCGGAGCACGACGCCCTGGATTTCGACGATATGCTGGTGGAGACCCTGCGGCTCTTCGCCACCTGCCCGGACGTGCTGGCGGCCTGCCAGGAGCGGTTTGTGCACATCCTGGTGGACGAGTACCAGGACACCAACCCCGTACAGTTCCGACTCCTCCGTGCCCTTGCGGCCCGGCACCGGAACCTGTGCGCGGTGGGGGACGTGGACCAGGCCATCTACGGGTGGCGGGGTGCGGACATCCGCAACATCCTGGAGTTCGAGCGGGACTTCCCCGATGCCCGGATCATCCCGCTCGAGCAGAACTACCGGTCCACGAAGACCATCCTGGAGGCCGCAGAGCACCTCATCCGCCACAACCCCCACCGCTACCCCAAGCGCCTATGGACGGAGAACCCCCCGGGAGAGCCCCTCATCGTGTACGCGGCGAGGGATGAACACGACGAGGCCCGGTTCGTGGTGGAGGAGGTGCGGGCGCTGCAGGCACGGGGATACCCCCTGCGGGCGTGTGCCATCCTGTACCGGATCAACGCGCAATCGCGGCAGTTCGAGGAAGCTCTCCTGCGGGCGGGGATCCCCTACCAGGTGGTGGGGGCCCTACGGTTCTACGAGCGGCGGGAGGTGAAGGATCTGCTTGCGTACCTGCGGGTGCTCACAAACCCGCGGGACGTGCTGAGCCTGCGGCGGATCGCCAACGTCCCCCGCCGGGGTATTGGGGAGGGAACCCTGGCGAGGATTGAAGCAGCCGCGGAGCGGCTGGGAATCCCGCCCCTGCAGGCCCTGCGGCACCCGGAGGTCCTCACGGCCCTCTCCCCTCAGCTCCGACGGGCGGTGGAGGGGTTCGCGGCGACCCTGGAGGCACTCCAGGAGGCTATGCCGCGCTCCACGATTTCGGAGCTCATCTCCCTCGCCATCGAACGGACCGGATACCGGGCGGCCCTGGAAGCGGAGGGAACAGAAGAGGCCGGTGCGCGCCTGGAGAACCTGCGGGAGCTGGTGACCGTAGCGCAGGAGTTCGAGAGGGCCAGCGGGGAGACCTATGTGGAGGCCTTTTTGGAGCACGTGGCCCTCATGACGGACGTGGACACCTATGATGAGACCCAGGACCGGGTGACGCTTCTGACCCTCCACGCGGCGAAGGGGCTGGAGTTCTCCGTGGTGTTCCTGTGCGGGCTGGAGGAGGGGCTTTTCCCCCACAGTCGCTCCCTGGAGGATCCCCGGCAGCTGGAGGAGGAGCGGCGGCTCGCGTACGTGGGCATCACCCGGGCCAGGGAGCGCGTGTACCTTACCTATACCCAGCAGCGTACCCTCCTCGGCCGCACTACGGTGAGCGTGCCCTCTCGATTCCTGGAGGAGCTCCCCAAGCCCTGTGTACGGGAGGTTTCGGCCCCCCTCGCGTGGACGGATGCCTGGTCGAATCCACCGGACCGGGGGGGACCCGACCTCCGGGTCGGGGAGTGGGTGCGGCACCGCCACTTCGGCCTGGGTCGGGTGGTGGAGATGGAAGGGGAAGGGAGCCGGGCGGTGGTCACCGTCCACTTTCCGGGTCTCGGGACGAAGCGCCTGGCCCTGGGGTACGCACCGCTGGAGAAGGCCACGGAATAGAATGGGAAAGGTGGGCCGGACGCACCTGTGATCCAAGGGGGGAAGCGCATGCGGGCCAAGAAGAGGTACGGAATCCTGGGGTTCCTCCTGGCTCTTGCCGCCTTTGCCTTCCCCGCGCACACCGCGGCCCAGGGACAGCGGGTGGGGGCGTGGGTGGACGCGGTGGTGGCGGTGGAGGAGCCGAGCGAGGCGGCCGCGGTGCGCCGCATGGAGGCCGGAGACCTCCACGCGTGGTTCAGCGAGACGGCCATCCCGGAGATCGCCAACCGGATCCGTCAGAGCCGGGCCCTCGTCTCCACCACGAGCTACGGTCTCTACCACGAACTCACCTTCAACCCCGTGGGGCCTGTCTTTCCGGGTACGAACCGCCTCAACCCCTTCGCGGTTCCCCGTATCCGGGAGGCGATGAACTGGCTCGTGGACCGGCGGTACATCGCCCAGGAGCTCATGGGAGGGCTCGGCGAGCCCCGCTACCTCCCCATCAGCCGGGCATTCCCCGACTACGCCCGGGTCGCGGAGGTCGCCCGGCGGCTGGAGATCCGGTACGCGCACAACCCGGAGCGCGCCCGGTCCCTGATTGCCGAGGAGATGCAGAAACTGGGAGCCACCCTGGTGGGCGGAAAGTGGCACTTCCGGGGGGCCCCCGTGGTCCTCATCTTCCTCATCCGTATCGAGGACGAGCGCCGGCAGATCGGGGATTACGTGGCGGGACTGCTGGAGCAGGTGGGGTTCACCGTAGAGCGACGGTACGGCCGGGCCCCGGAGCTCAGCCCCATCTGGAGCACGGGGGATCCCGCGGCGGGACGCTGGCACCTCTACACGGGCGGGTGGATCAGCACGGTGATCGACCGGGACCAGGTGGACGTCTTCGATTTCTTCTACACCCGGCGTGGCCTTCCGAGCCCGCTCTGGCAGGCGTACCAGCCGAGCCCTGAATTCGACCGACTTGCGGAGCGGCTCGCGCAGCGCCGGTTCCGTTCCGCACAGGAGCGCAACCGGTTGCTTGCCCGGGCCCTGGAGCTGGCCCTGCAGGACTCCGTACGGGTGTGGCTGGTGGATCGGCTTCCCGTCCTGGCCTGGCGGGCGGAGGTGGGGGTGGTGAGTGACCTCGCGGGGGGACTGGCGGGATCGTACCTGTGGCCTTACACCCTCCGCTACCGGGATCGCTCCGGCGGCGTGGTGCGCGTCGGGCTACGGAGCATCCTGGCGGAGCCGTGGAACCCCGTGGGCGGTTCCAACTGGATCTTCGACACCACCCTGATCCGGGCCACCCAGGACTACCCCTTCCTCCCGGACCCCTACACGGGGCTGCCCCAGCCGCAGCGGGTCGAGAGGGTGGAGGTCACGGTCCAGCAGGGGCTGCCGGTCACCAAGAGCGCGGACTGGCTGGAGTTGAAGTTCGCGCCCCAGATCCGGGTTCCGGAGGATGCCATCATCGGTTGGGACTCCCGGGAGCAGCGGTTCGTGACGGTTCGGGAGCGGTACCCCCAGGGACTGACCGCGACCCGGAGGAGCGTGATCCACTTCGAGCGGGATCTCTTCCGGAAGGTGCAGTGGCACGACGGCAACCGCCTGAGCCTGGGCGATATCCTGCTCGCCTGGATCCTGACCTTCGAGCGGGCGGAGGAGGGAAGCCCGCTCTTTGACCGCTCGTACCTTCCCGCCTTCCGGTCCTTCGTGGAGACCTTCCGGGGGTTCCGCATCGTGCAGGAGGATCCCCTCGTGGTAGAGTACTACAGCACGGACTGGACCCTGGAAGCGGAGCTCATGACCTCCGCGGGGGCCTTCTGGCCGGTGTACGGCTTCGGACCCGGCCCCTGGCACACCGTGGCCCTGGGGATCCGGGCGGAGACGAACGGCCGGGCTGCCTTCACGGCCGCGAAGGCCACGGAGAAGCGGGTGGAACGGCTCAACTACGTGGCCGGCCCCACCCTGGCCATCCTCGACGAGGAGCTCCGGGCCGCACGGGCGGAGAACTACATCCCCTTCGAGCGGGCCCTGCGCCGCTGGATTTCCCCGGAGGAGGCGCGGCAGCGGTGGCGGCTGCTGGCAGCTTGGCGGGCTGGCCGCGGCCACTACTGGGTGGGGATGGGCCCGTTCCTGCTGCAGCGGGTCTCTCCCGTGGAGAAGATCGTGGAGCTGAGACGGTTCGGCCGGTTTCCGGATCCCTCCACCAAGTGGCTGCGGTTCGGGGAGCCCCGGATCGCTGCCGCATCCCTGACCGGCCCCCGCACCGTGCGGACCGGACAGGAGGCCGCCTTCGAGGTGCGCATCACCCACCGCGGCAGGCCCTATCCGCCCGGGGACATCGCGGAGGTGCGGTACCTGCTGTTCGATGCCCGCAACGAGCTCGCGGGCAGCGGCCGTGCGCAGCGTCTCGGAGAGAGATGGCAGGTGGTCCTCTCCCCGCAGGTGACCGCGCGCCTGAGACCCGGCTCCGCACGGCTTGAGGTCATCGTGGTCTCCCGGGTGGTGAGCATTCCGGGCTTCGCCTCCGTGACCTTCACGGTCCTGCCCCCGCAGTAGCCGTCGTGGCCCGAGCCGCCTCCCTGGCCCTGCCCCGCCCCCGGACGACCTCCACCCTGGTCCGGGTTGTCACCTACACCGTGACCCGGGGGATGGCCCTGTTCTGTACCACCGCGGTAGGCATCTACCTCACCATCCTGGTGGCCAACATGGGCGGGTACGTGGACCAGATCAAGCGCTCGGAGATCCGGGAGCAGGTGGCCCTCACGGCATCCCTGAACGAGCAGATCCGCCGGCTGCCCCCGGAAGTGCGGGAGCGGGTGGTGGCGGAGATGATCCGGGTGGAGGAGCAGCGCCTGGGGCTCGATCGCCCCTTCCTCGTACGGTCCGTGGCGTATCTCCGGGATGCGCTCCTGTTGCGGCTGGGATTTGCGGAGCGCATGACCAGCGACACGGGCTCCAGGCTGGTGCGCCAGATCCTCCTGGACCGCCTCGGCCCCACCCTTCTCCTGTTCGCCACCACACAGATCCTGCTCTTCTTCGCCTCCGTGAGCGCGGCCCTGAGCCTCTCCCGACGGTACGGCAGCCTGCCGGACCGTTTGGTGATCGCCCTGGCCCCCCTCTCCACCCCGCCCGCCTGGTTCTACGGGATCTTCCTCATCCTGATCTTCGCCGCATGGCTGCGGTGGCTTCCCTTCGGCGGTATGGTGGAAGCCCCCCCACCGGAGGGGAAGCTCGCGTATGCCGCGAGCGTCCTCCGGCACATGGTCCTGCCCGTGGCGGCCATCACCCTCACCTCCCTGCCGCTCGCCGTCTACTCCTGGCGCACCTTCTTCCTGCTGTTCAGCAGCGAGGACTACGTGGAGCTGGCGCGGGCAAAGGGGCTTCCGGACGCTCTGCTGGAGCGGCGGTACATCCTCCGCCCCGCCCTCCCTACCCTCCTCACCAGTTTCGCCCTGGGCCTCATCGGGGCATGGACCGGGGCCATCGTGCTGGAGACGGTGTTCAACTGGCCGGGCCTGGGTCGTACCCTCTACCAGGCAGTGGGACTCGCGGACACCCCCGTGATCGTGGGCGCCACCATCCTGTACGCGTACCTGCTGGCCATCACCGTCTTCCTGCTGGACGTGGCCTACGCCATCGTGGATCCCCGGGTGCGGATAGGGGGATAGGGGGATGCGGCGGGTGTTCGGGGAGCTGGTGCGGTACCGGTCCGCGGTGGCGGGCCTCGTCATCATCGGCTTTTTCGTGATCCTCTCCGTGTACGCGGTGGTAGCCGTCCCCTACCCGGAGGCCATCCGGCTGTGGCGGGGCGGGGAGGAGGTGTGGCAGTACAACCCCCGCAACGCCCGACCCGAATGGGTGAACTGGTTCCTGCGGGAGGACCTGCCCCGCACCCTGGTGGTGGAGGGCACAAGCGCTATCTGGTCCGTGCGGCGGTTGGCGGGAGGCGTCCGGGAGGTGGTGGGCGCGCTTTCGTTCACCTACCCGTACCGGCGCCCTCCCAGCGAGCTCGCGGTTTTCCTCCAGGCCCGCCATCGGGAGAGGGCACCGCAGGTGGAGCTGAGCTGGGTCCCACCGGACGGAGTGGAGATCCGGATCGCGGAGTTCGCCGTCCGCGGGCGGGACGTCTACCGTCTCAGCACCGACCAACGGCTCCAGCAGGAGCTTGGAGGGCGCCCGGAGGTGATCCTGTTCTCCTCTCCGGACCGCCCGGAGGAGGCGGTGCCAGGGCGGTATGCGCTCCAGGTGCGGGGGTACCTCTTCGAACCCGACTCGGAAGTCGAGGTGCGGCTGGTAGCGTACGGGGAGGTGCACGGGGTTGCGGGCACGGACCACCTACGGCGGGACCTCAGCCTTGCGCTTCTGTGGGGAACGCCCGTGGCCATGGCGTTCGGGCTGGTGGCGTCCGTGGGCAGCAGCGTGAGCACCCTGGTGATCGCGGCCCTGGGCGCGTGGTACGGCGGGTGGGTGGACGGCCTCATCCAGCGCATCACCGAGGTGAACCTCATCCTGCCCGGGCTGCCCATCCTCATCATGGTGGCCACCCTGTACTCCCGGAGTCTGTGGGTCATCGTGGGGGTGGTGATCCTGCTGGGGATCTTCGGAGGCGGGATCAAAACCTACCGGGCCCTGTTTTTACAGGTCAAAGAGGCACCCTACGTCGAGGCGGCCCGGGCATACGGGGCCAGGGGGATGCGCATCGTGTTTCTGTACATGGTGCCCCGGGCGGTTCCTGTCCTGGTGCCGCAGTTCGTCACCCTCATCCCGGGATTCGTGTTCCTGGAAGCCACCCTGAGCGTGCTGGGACTCGGGGATCCGCTTTTGCCCACCTGGGGGAAGGTGATCGAAGACGCGTACCGGGCGGGTGCCCTCTACGTGGGGCAGTACTACTGGGTGCTGGAGCCCGCGGTTCTGCTCATGCTGGCCGGTTTGGGGTTCACGCTGTTGGGCTTTGCCCTGGATCGGGTGTTCAACCCGCGTCTGCGGGAGCTGTAGCATGCTGCGGGTGGAGGATCTGCGCCTGTATTTCCGCACCGCCCAGGGTCCCGTGCAGGCCGTGGACGGGGTGGAGATGGTGCTGCAGCGGGGACGGACCCTGGTGGTGGTGGGGGAGAGCGGGTGCGGGAAGAGCTCCCTGGCGCGGGCCATTCTCAGGCTGCTGCCCCGCAACGTGCACACCTACTCGGGCCGGGTATACCTGGACGGGCTGGAACTGCTGCAGATGCCGGAGGAGCGATTTCGGCGGGAGGTGCGGTGGCGTCGGGTGAGCCTGGTGCCACAGGCGGCTGCCACCGCCCTCAACCCCGTGCTCCGGGCGGGGGATCAGGTGGCGGAACCCCTGTTCGTCCACGGACGAGCGAAAACGCCGGCGGAGGCGCGGCCCCTGGTGGAGGAGGCCTTCCAGCTGGTGGGCCTGCCCCTGGATTTCGTGGACCGCTATCCTTTCGAGCTCAGCGGCGGCATGCGGCAGCGGGTTGCCCTGGCGCAGGCCCTGGTGCTCCGTCCGGAGCTGGTGATCCTCGACGAACCCACCAGCGCCCTGGATGTGCTCACCCAGGCGAGCCTGATGAACCTCCTGAAAATCATCAAGCGGGAGCTGGGAACGAGTTTCCTCCTCATCACCCACGATCTTGCCAACGCCAGCGAGCTGGCGGACGAGGTGGCGGTGATGTACGCGGGGCAGGTGGTGGAGCGATGCTCCGCCCGGGCTTTCTTCACCGGCCCCCTCCACCCGTACGCCCGGGCCCTGCTCGGAAGCGTGCCCGTCCTGCGGGAGGATCGGCCTATTGAGCCTATCCCGGGCCGACCGCCCAGCCTCATCCGACCGCCCACGGGCTGCCGGTTCGCGGACCGCTGCCCCGCCCGCTTCGACCGGTGTTTCCTGGAACCGCCTTCCTTCCAGGTGAGCGGCGACCGATGGGTAAAATGCTGGCTGTGGGCGGAGGAGCCCCGCGATGGATGAGGTGCTGCTGCAGGTGCAGGACCTGCACACCTGGTTCGAGCTGCGGCGGTGGGGGTTCGTGCACGTGGGATGGGTGCGGGCCGTGGACGGGGTGAGCTTTGCCCTACGGCGGGGAGAGGCGGTGGCGGTGGTGGGGGAGAGCGGGTGCGGGAAGAGTACCCTCGCGAGGACCCTGCTGGGACTTGTACCGCCCATCCGGGGGGAGATCCTGTTTGAGGGAAGGCCGCTTTACGCGGACCTGGCCGCGGCGCGGTCCCGGATGGGCTACGTGCAGCAGGATCCCTACGGGGCCCTGGCACCCTTCATGACCGTGCGGCGCATCCTGGAAGAGCCCCTCCGCATCCACCGCGTTCCCCCAGGAGATCGGATCCACCGAATCCGGTCCGTGCTGGAGGAGGTGGGACTCGTTCCCGCGGAGGAGTTCTTGCCCCGCTATCCCCACATGCTGAGCGGCGGACAGCAGCAGCGGCTGGTGATTGCCCGGGCCATGATCCTGGGCCCCAAACTCCTGATCGCGGACGAACCGGTCTCCATGCTGGACGCCTCCGTGCGGGTGGAGATCCTGCAGCTGTTGCGGGGATTGCAGCACACGCACCGGCTCACCATCCTCTACATCACCCACGACCTCTCCACGGTGCGGTACTTCTGCGAGCGGGTCTTCGTGATGTACGCGGGTCGCGTCGTGGAGCAGGCCCCGGTCCGGGAGCTCCTCCGAAACCCCCGGCACCCGTATACCCAGGCGCTGCTTGCCGCCCTTCCGGAGCCGGACCCGGAGAACGCCACCCGCCTGCGCCCGGTCCCGCCTGGGGAACCCCCAAGCCTCCTGAGGCCTCCCTCCGGATGCCGGTTCCACCCCCGCTGTCCGGTTCGGAT of Armatimonadota bacterium contains these proteins:
- a CDS encoding UvrD-helicase domain-containing protein, encoding MTRPLELLADLNPAQREAVLHEGGPLLILAGAGSGKTRVLAYRVAYLIRGRGVPPDRILAVTFTNKAAGEMRDRIAQLVGGRVAEHLWIGTFHRICGRLLRRWGERIGLSPRFVVYDEEDQRATVREALRRLQLDERRIPPGAVLGLISAAKNEGTDLPDYERRATTYFEQVVAAVWREYQRILAEHDALDFDDMLVETLRLFATCPDVLAACQERFVHILVDEYQDTNPVQFRLLRALAARHRNLCAVGDVDQAIYGWRGADIRNILEFERDFPDARIIPLEQNYRSTKTILEAAEHLIRHNPHRYPKRLWTENPPGEPLIVYAARDEHDEARFVVEEVRALQARGYPLRACAILYRINAQSRQFEEALLRAGIPYQVVGALRFYERREVKDLLAYLRVLTNPRDVLSLRRIANVPRRGIGEGTLARIEAAAERLGIPPLQALRHPEVLTALSPQLRRAVEGFAATLEALQEAMPRSTISELISLAIERTGYRAALEAEGTEEAGARLENLRELVTVAQEFERASGETYVEAFLEHVALMTDVDTYDETQDRVTLLTLHAAKGLEFSVVFLCGLEEGLFPHSRSLEDPRQLEEERRLAYVGITRARERVYLTYTQQRTLLGRTTVSVPSRFLEELPKPCVREVSAPLAWTDAWSNPPDRGGPDLRVGEWVRHRHFGLGRVVEMEGEGSRAVVTVHFPGLGTKRLALGYAPLEKATE
- a CDS encoding ABC transporter ATP-binding protein, translating into MLRVEDLRLYFRTAQGPVQAVDGVEMVLQRGRTLVVVGESGCGKSSLARAILRLLPRNVHTYSGRVYLDGLELLQMPEERFRREVRWRRVSLVPQAAATALNPVLRAGDQVAEPLFVHGRAKTPAEARPLVEEAFQLVGLPLDFVDRYPFELSGGMRQRVALAQALVLRPELVILDEPTSALDVLTQASLMNLLKIIKRELGTSFLLITHDLANASELADEVAVMYAGQVVERCSARAFFTGPLHPYARALLGSVPVLREDRPIEPIPGRPPSLIRPPTGCRFADRCPARFDRCFLEPPSFQVSGDRWVKCWLWAEEPRDG
- a CDS encoding ABC transporter ATP-binding protein, whose amino-acid sequence is MDEVLLQVQDLHTWFELRRWGFVHVGWVRAVDGVSFALRRGEAVAVVGESGCGKSTLARTLLGLVPPIRGEILFEGRPLYADLAAARSRMGYVQQDPYGALAPFMTVRRILEEPLRIHRVPPGDRIHRIRSVLEEVGLVPAEEFLPRYPHMLSGGQQQRLVIARAMILGPKLLIADEPVSMLDASVRVEILQLLRGLQHTHRLTILYITHDLSTVRYFCERVFVMYAGRVVEQAPVRELLRNPRHPYTQALLAALPEPDPENATRLRPVPPGEPPSLLRPPSGCRFHPRCPVRIPGVCDREVPPEFEASPGHLASCWLLSGERQLEPALQSDP
- a CDS encoding ABC transporter substrate-binding protein, with amino-acid sequence MRAKKRYGILGFLLALAAFAFPAHTAAQGQRVGAWVDAVVAVEEPSEAAAVRRMEAGDLHAWFSETAIPEIANRIRQSRALVSTTSYGLYHELTFNPVGPVFPGTNRLNPFAVPRIREAMNWLVDRRYIAQELMGGLGEPRYLPISRAFPDYARVAEVARRLEIRYAHNPERARSLIAEEMQKLGATLVGGKWHFRGAPVVLIFLIRIEDERRQIGDYVAGLLEQVGFTVERRYGRAPELSPIWSTGDPAAGRWHLYTGGWISTVIDRDQVDVFDFFYTRRGLPSPLWQAYQPSPEFDRLAERLAQRRFRSAQERNRLLARALELALQDSVRVWLVDRLPVLAWRAEVGVVSDLAGGLAGSYLWPYTLRYRDRSGGVVRVGLRSILAEPWNPVGGSNWIFDTTLIRATQDYPFLPDPYTGLPQPQRVERVEVTVQQGLPVTKSADWLELKFAPQIRVPEDAIIGWDSREQRFVTVRERYPQGLTATRRSVIHFERDLFRKVQWHDGNRLSLGDILLAWILTFERAEEGSPLFDRSYLPAFRSFVETFRGFRIVQEDPLVVEYYSTDWTLEAELMTSAGAFWPVYGFGPGPWHTVALGIRAETNGRAAFTAAKATEKRVERLNYVAGPTLAILDEELRAARAENYIPFERALRRWISPEEARQRWRLLAAWRAGRGHYWVGMGPFLLQRVSPVEKIVELRRFGRFPDPSTKWLRFGEPRIAAASLTGPRTVRTGQEAAFEVRITHRGRPYPPGDIAEVRYLLFDARNELAGSGRAQRLGERWQVVLSPQVTARLRPGSARLEVIVVSRVVSIPGFASVTFTVLPPQ
- a CDS encoding ABC transporter permease, giving the protein MALFCTTAVGIYLTILVANMGGYVDQIKRSEIREQVALTASLNEQIRRLPPEVRERVVAEMIRVEEQRLGLDRPFLVRSVAYLRDALLLRLGFAERMTSDTGSRLVRQILLDRLGPTLLLFATTQILLFFASVSAALSLSRRYGSLPDRLVIALAPLSTPPAWFYGIFLILIFAAWLRWLPFGGMVEAPPPEGKLAYAASVLRHMVLPVAAITLTSLPLAVYSWRTFFLLFSSEDYVELARAKGLPDALLERRYILRPALPTLLTSFALGLIGAWTGAIVLETVFNWPGLGRTLYQAVGLADTPVIVGATILYAYLLAITVFLLDVAYAIVDPRVRIGG
- a CDS encoding ABC transporter permease — its product is MRRVFGELVRYRSAVAGLVIIGFFVILSVYAVVAVPYPEAIRLWRGGEEVWQYNPRNARPEWVNWFLREDLPRTLVVEGTSAIWSVRRLAGGVREVVGALSFTYPYRRPPSELAVFLQARHRERAPQVELSWVPPDGVEIRIAEFAVRGRDVYRLSTDQRLQQELGGRPEVILFSSPDRPEEAVPGRYALQVRGYLFEPDSEVEVRLVAYGEVHGVAGTDHLRRDLSLALLWGTPVAMAFGLVASVGSSVSTLVIAALGAWYGGWVDGLIQRITEVNLILPGLPILIMVATLYSRSLWVIVGVVILLGIFGGGIKTYRALFLQVKEAPYVEAARAYGARGMRIVFLYMVPRAVPVLVPQFVTLIPGFVFLEATLSVLGLGDPLLPTWGKVIEDAYRAGALYVGQYYWVLEPAVLLMLAGLGFTLLGFALDRVFNPRLREL